In the Hordeum vulgare subsp. vulgare chromosome 7H, MorexV3_pseudomolecules_assembly, whole genome shotgun sequence genome, one interval contains:
- the LOC123409348 gene encoding U-box domain-containing protein 38-like, with protein sequence MAIYHLSLAAVNQSKVARFPGASKALLSVASSAAEPTPIRRLALMVICNVGGCSEGRASLMDAGVVAAVSGILLSSHDVAEMEEWCVAAIYALSRGSLQFRNLVHAAGADKALRCVAEEGTPGGVRREMARKTLCAMQGGLDEEADLTGSSLECGDGDDYGGSIVSDGFMSFQFNYLKDRGFLKRQRWVFRRKQ encoded by the coding sequence ATGGCCATCTACCACCTCTCGCTGGCCGCCGTCAACCAGTCCAAGGTCGCCCGCTTCCCGGGGGCATCCAAGGCGCTCCTCAGCGTCGCGTCCAGCGCCGCCGAGCCCACGCCCATCCGCAGGCTGGCCCTCATGGTGATCTGCAACGTGGGCGGCTGCTCGGAGGGCCGTGCCTCTCTGATGGATGCGGGCGTCGTCGCGGCCGTGTCCGgtatcctcctctcctcccacgaCGTCGCCGAGATGGAGGAGTGGTGCGTGGCGGCGATCTACGCGCTGAGTCGCGGCAGCCTCCAGTTCCGCAACCTGGTGCACGCGGCCGGCGCGGACAAGGCCCTCCGCTGCGTGGCCGAGGAGGGGACCCCCGGCGGCGTCCGGCGCGAGATGGCGAGGAAGACGCTGTGCGCCATGCAGGGCGGCCTGGACGAGGAGGCGGACCTGACCGGCAGCAGCCTGGAGTGCGGCGACGGGGACGACTACGGCGGGAGCATCGTGTCGGATGGGTTCATGTCGTTCCAGTTTAATTACCTAAAAGATAGAGGCTTTTTAAAAAGGCAgcgatgggttttccgacggaagcaatag